A window of Hydrogenophilus thermoluteolus genomic DNA:
CCGCCAACCCAGAGGTACCAATCGGGAATCACATGCGCAAGCGGCGTAATCAACCACACCTGCCACGCCAACCCGGGCACCCTCAAATCATGAACCGTGCCCACCCACCACGTACCGTTGTCGAAAAAGAGCGTGGCCTTCCCAAAATGGCGCAACAGCTCAGACCATGGGGATTGTGCCAGTGGCAATTGCGGCAACACGTCATTCTCACCGGCTTCAGATGCCATGGGAATCCCTTGCGAATCAGCGATCACCCGCCCCGCACCGTCGCTCACCACAACCCGCCCTGCCAGCTGTGCGGCGGCATCTCTCGCTACCTGCTGCCACTCGACCAACCGGACGTCGAACCCCATAGCAACAAAACCGCTGCGGTCATCCCACCACCCGATCGACGCCGTTACGCCAGTCTCCTGGGTCGTGAAAAAACGGTACGGTTCCGACCACGCTACCTGTCCGGGATGTTCACGTGCCAACCGATACCACGCGCGATCCCGGGGATCATAAGGCAGGTAACGCATTTCCTCTCGGACCGTTTTCCCTTGCTCGTCGAGGAACAGAAAACGGTGCCGATCCCCCCACTCCGTCCGGTCGGTCAACCGAACCAGAGGAAGCAACTCCGGTACCGCCAGATAGAGCCACCCCACCCCCGCCTCGTTCCCCGCAACCACGGAGGTCACGATCGGAACGGTTTCGATGACCGTCCGGGCGCGGGCGATGAAACGGTCGAGCCCGTCATACGGCTTTGGCCCAAAATGCGCCGGGGGCGTCACCCGTAACAGCGTCGTCACAGGCGCGAACGACGCGTGCATCTGTTGTTCCACCGCAGCGGTCCGGGCAGCAAAAAGCGCATTCGCCCGTTCCACCAGAAGCGGCGCGACCACCAATACCAGTAGCCCAACCCCCGCCAGCAGCGCGGTCAATAGCGCAACGACAAAGAGCCGCAGCGACAAATAGCGGGAAAAATGGACGGGTCGCTGTATCATCGCACCCTTCGTCACGGTTTCGTCAAGGTCATACACTATAATAGCCGCAAAATGGGTC
This region includes:
- a CDS encoding sensor domain-containing diguanylate cyclase is translated as MIQRPVHFSRYLSLRLFVVALLTALLAGVGLLVLVVAPLLVERANALFAARTAAVEQQMHASFAPVTTLLRVTPPAHFGPKPYDGLDRFIARARTVIETVPIVTSVVAGNEAGVGWLYLAVPELLPLVRLTDRTEWGDRHRFLFLDEQGKTVREEMRYLPYDPRDRAWYRLAREHPGQVAWSEPYRFFTTQETGVTASIGWWDDRSGFVAMGFDVRLVEWQQVARDAAAQLAGRVVVSDGAGRVIADSQGIPMASEAGENDVLPQLPLAQSPWSELLRHFGKATLFFDNGTWWVGTVHDLRVPGLAWQVWLITPLAHVIPDWYLWVGGWLLVVVFSFLLARVLSMRWAKRLAKPLQTLAAAAEAIGKQQFDTAVPRQQAIWELYLLAKALDGLRRRLRVAVGRLKKQREVLHQQIAALNALEERLSYVGLHDPVTDLPNRRLFVESLKQAVLRAARQRTRLAVLFIDFDHFKTLNDTHGHEAGDCFLIEMAARLKTSLRRSDLAARLGGDEFAVLLDGVGEEEAIRVAQTLLSHLSEPVALGAVSWHASASIGVACFPEHGSDPQALLRAADLAMYWVVYHPFCKFRLAPLAGSARRSV